A window from candidate division KSB1 bacterium encodes these proteins:
- a CDS encoding HD domain-containing protein, which translates to MTERLERQIAFLAEIDRLKGVLRRSYLIDGSRRENSAEHSWHLATAVIILGEQADPRVDLLRAVKMALVHDVVEIDAGDTFLYDEAASVQKEELERKAAERLFSLLPDDEAEALKSLWEEFEAGETPTARFVRGLDRLLPLLHNYYTQGRTWREHNIRLPQVLKMNARIEEASPELWCLAQALIQEAVDKGFLAT; encoded by the coding sequence ATGACCGAGCGACTGGAAAGACAAATTGCGTTTCTCGCCGAGATCGACAGGCTGAAAGGCGTCCTTCGGCGCAGCTACCTCATTGACGGCTCGCGCCGCGAGAATTCCGCCGAACACAGCTGGCATTTGGCGACGGCGGTCATCATTTTAGGCGAGCAGGCGGATCCGCGCGTCGACCTGCTGCGCGCCGTCAAAATGGCGCTCGTGCACGACGTCGTGGAAATCGACGCCGGCGACACCTTTTTGTACGACGAGGCCGCTTCTGTACAAAAGGAAGAACTCGAACGCAAGGCGGCAGAACGTCTTTTTTCTCTTCTGCCCGACGATGAAGCCGAGGCGCTGAAAAGTCTGTGGGAAGAGTTCGAAGCCGGCGAAACGCCGACAGCGCGATTCGTTCGCGGCCTGGACCGCCTGTTGCCCCTTCTGCACAACTATTATACTCAAGGCCGAACTTGGCGGGAACACAATATTCGATTACCGCAAGTTTTGAAAATGAACGCACGAATCGAGGAGGCCTCGCCGGAGCTGTGGTGCCTTGCCCAAGCCCTCATCCAAGAGGCGGTTGATAAAGGCTTTTTAGCGACATGA